One window from the genome of Halonatronomonas betaini encodes:
- a CDS encoding CPBP family intramembrane glutamic endopeptidase: MAGLFADQFSYAGIDPDGAFAWISVHHIAQALFFLVVMLILARVKDYKFGFTLGDKKAGLFFVRLFAIIFSTYIIISLIIVFLAGTFRAFPYPLTIRNVFGQLGFQFFLSGPSEELIFRAFAITMLSLYIRGDFFNGKISNANVIAAIVFALAHIGFSFFPFSMTYDPFQLVYAAVLGIAYGICYERSKSMIYPMIMHSMSNVVAVGVSIIAGFIL; this comes from the coding sequence ATGGCAGGTTTGTTTGCTGACCAGTTTAGCTATGCAGGTATTGATCCTGATGGCGCTTTTGCCTGGATTTCTGTTCATCATATAGCCCAGGCTTTATTTTTTCTTGTAGTTATGCTAATCCTTGCCAGAGTTAAGGATTATAAGTTTGGTTTTACTTTAGGCGATAAAAAGGCAGGTTTATTTTTTGTCCGTCTTTTTGCAATAATATTTAGCACTTATATAATAATTTCACTAATCATTGTTTTTCTGGCAGGAACTTTTAGGGCTTTTCCCTATCCTTTAACAATAAGAAATGTTTTTGGCCAGCTTGGATTTCAGTTTTTCTTGTCAGGGCCATCTGAAGAGTTGATCTTTCGGGCCTTTGCGATTACAATGCTTTCCCTTTATATCAGAGGGGATTTTTTTAATGGAAAAATAAGCAATGCAAATGTCATTGCTGCTATTGTTTTTGCACTGGCCCATATTGGTTTTAGCTTCTTTCCGTTTTCAATGACCTATGATCCTTTCCAACTGGTATATGCTGCAGTTCTTGGGATTGCATACGGGATTTGTTATGAGCGCTCAAAGAGTATGATTTATCCAATGATAATGCATAGCATGAGTAATGTTGTTGCTGTTGGGGTTTCAATAATTGCAGGTTTTATACTTTAA
- a CDS encoding putative sulfate/molybdate transporter, whose protein sequence is MERDFRFNLEEMAGAIGDYGTLLPIIVGVAVVTEINMSSILLFFGLAYIATGIYYKLPMPVEPMKAIGAVAIGGALTAGEIAAAGILMGVILLLLGIFGGIDLIKEHIPEWLIRGIQLGLTLILLETAISFMVEDWLIGLVSVGIILGFFFVNVLDISSLIVFGLGLIIGIYHTGLPPLTLISWPELTLPAISEFGTGFWSGTLPQIPLTLGNAVLATSLLITDLFEREVPENKLVISMGLMCLISSPLGGFPMCHGAGGLAAQYRFGARTGGSNIISGIILLIIAFFFASPQIIEVIPYGVLGAMLFFTAFQMFQSAILTDKKVLMVATGVLAFLTNIAIAFIVLFLLDKALKKFNIY, encoded by the coding sequence ATGGAGAGAGACTTTAGATTTAATTTAGAAGAGATGGCTGGAGCCATAGGTGATTATGGGACTCTGTTGCCAATAATTGTCGGGGTGGCTGTAGTTACAGAGATTAATATGAGCTCTATTCTTTTATTTTTTGGTCTGGCCTACATAGCCACTGGAATCTATTATAAGTTGCCGATGCCGGTGGAGCCGATGAAGGCAATTGGTGCTGTGGCAATTGGTGGGGCATTAACTGCTGGTGAGATTGCAGCTGCCGGTATTTTGATGGGGGTTATCCTGCTGCTTTTAGGCATCTTTGGTGGTATAGATCTAATTAAAGAGCATATACCTGAATGGTTAATCCGGGGAATTCAGCTTGGTCTGACCCTGATCTTACTTGAGACAGCGATATCTTTTATGGTTGAAGACTGGCTAATTGGTTTAGTGTCAGTTGGAATAATATTAGGCTTCTTTTTTGTTAATGTTCTTGATATTTCATCATTAATAGTCTTTGGCCTGGGATTAATTATTGGAATCTACCATACAGGTCTGCCGCCCCTTACACTGATTAGCTGGCCAGAGCTTACTCTACCTGCTATTTCTGAGTTTGGGACAGGTTTCTGGTCAGGAACTCTGCCTCAGATCCCTTTAACTCTGGGAAATGCAGTTCTTGCTACTTCTTTATTAATTACAGACCTCTTCGAGCGGGAGGTTCCAGAAAATAAGCTGGTGATCAGTATGGGCTTAATGTGCTTGATTTCATCACCATTAGGTGGTTTTCCTATGTGCCATGGTGCAGGGGGACTGGCTGCCCAGTATAGATTTGGAGCTAGAACCGGTGGATCTAATATAATTTCCGGTATAATCCTTTTGATAATCGCATTCTTCTTTGCCTCACCTCAGATTATTGAGGTTATTCCCTATGGTGTTTTAGGGGCGATGTTATTTTTTACAGCGTTCCAGATGTTCCAGAGTGCTATTTTAACTGATAAGAAGGTCTTAATGGTGGCAACCGGGGTGCTGGCCTTTTTAACCAATATTGCAATTGCCTTTATAGTGTTATTCCTGTTAGATAAAGCTTTAAAAAAGTTTAATATTTATTAA
- a CDS encoding ArsR/SmtB family transcription factor, translating to MDEAVINKLKAIADKTRLELLESLLTKNYCVSALAEKNDISESAVSQHLKILREADLVIGEKRGYYVHYSVKRDNLKLLASEIEELADKETACCQDCN from the coding sequence ATGGATGAAGCTGTTATAAATAAATTAAAGGCGATTGCCGATAAGACCAGGCTGGAATTACTGGAATCTCTATTGACTAAAAATTATTGTGTCAGTGCCCTGGCGGAAAAGAATGATATCTCTGAATCTGCAGTATCCCAGCATTTAAAGATCCTCAGGGAGGCTGATTTAGTAATCGGGGAAAAGCGGGGTTATTATGTCCACTATAGTGTTAAAAGGGATAATTTGAAATTGCTGGCCTCTGAGATTGAAGAGCTGGCTGATAAAGAAACTGCTTGCTGCCAGGATTGTAATTGA
- a CDS encoding NUDIX hydrolase, with protein MDNDCGFTKENDWFRYRAAAIIIEDDCLLFAKNEVDDYYYSIGGAVHIGEKAEDAVRREVLEETGVPYEIDRLAFIHENFFDGTGSFEGYKCHEIAFYFLMKSKGSQKLKSNSYSSLGIKEYMHWIPIDNLENYKAFPTFFKDKIDTFDSRGVEHIITNDY; from the coding sequence ATGGACAATGATTGTGGATTCACAAAAGAAAATGACTGGTTTAGATACAGAGCAGCGGCAATTATTATTGAGGATGATTGTTTATTATTTGCTAAAAATGAAGTAGATGATTATTATTATTCTATAGGTGGTGCTGTTCATATAGGTGAGAAGGCTGAAGATGCTGTTAGAAGAGAAGTGTTAGAAGAAACTGGAGTACCATATGAAATAGACAGATTAGCTTTTATTCATGAAAATTTTTTTGATGGTACTGGTAGCTTTGAGGGATATAAATGTCATGAGATTGCTTTTTATTTTTTGATGAAATCTAAAGGCTCACAGAAGCTTAAAAGTAATAGTTATTCATCATTAGGTATTAAAGAGTATATGCATTGGATTCCAATTGACAATCTAGAAAATTATAAGGCATTTCCAACATTCTTTAAGGATAAAATTGATACTTTTGATTCTAGAGGTGTAGAGCATATTATTACAAATGATTATTAG
- a CDS encoding MerR family transcriptional regulator, with amino-acid sequence MLISDFAEKTGLSIDTLRYYDKIDLLVPERRDGNRWYTEQDLKKAEEIDYLKSLHFTLDEIQVILLLDRKLDERMEEGLSKTEVIKEEEKTFQNMKSMLEEKYQEVIAEEEKIKQAKKLLSELKEKLNRLDQ; translated from the coding sequence ATGCTAATTAGTGATTTTGCTGAAAAGACCGGGTTAAGTATTGATACACTCCGATATTATGATAAGATCGATCTTTTAGTGCCTGAAAGAAGGGACGGTAATCGCTGGTATACTGAACAGGATTTAAAGAAGGCTGAAGAAATTGATTATTTGAAGAGTCTCCACTTTACCCTTGATGAGATCCAGGTCATCCTGCTACTAGATAGAAAGCTGGATGAGCGGATGGAAGAAGGTTTAAGTAAAACTGAGGTTATTAAAGAAGAAGAGAAAACTTTTCAGAATATGAAATCGATGCTGGAAGAAAAATACCAGGAGGTTATTGCTGAAGAGGAGAAGATTAAGCAGGCTAAAAAGCTGTTATCTGAGCTAAAAGAAAAGTTGAATAGATTAGATCAATAA
- a CDS encoding transglutaminase-like domain-containing protein gives MKKLIIKSLIILFAILVILALLANRFRFIPFGEVEIESLIFTQETSQAYDFQWSDPDNGYLQRLSLKFGLDEIILDQDSDLSKILAVTDWTHNLWSHDGNNQPEQNDPLSIYREAISQNRNFRCVEYAIVLTGSLNALDFPSRVLALKMKDVETIKSGAGHVVTETYSSEFDKWVFIDPQWNAIPVINDIPLNAVEFQQALVDNRNEIEIPGFNNRKMVRYFNWIGDYLYYFDTNLDNRYVNDSSPQKLMLVPVGAKEPEVFQRNYPINNMYYTNSVTDFYQKPYR, from the coding sequence ATGAAAAAGTTAATTATTAAATCATTAATAATTTTATTTGCAATTTTAGTTATCCTGGCTTTACTGGCGAATAGATTCAGGTTTATTCCATTTGGAGAAGTTGAGATAGAAAGCCTAATCTTTACGCAGGAGACAAGTCAGGCTTATGATTTTCAATGGAGCGATCCTGATAACGGATATTTACAGAGATTATCTTTAAAATTTGGTCTGGATGAAATAATTTTAGATCAAGATTCTGATTTAAGCAAGATTCTGGCGGTAACTGATTGGACTCATAATCTCTGGTCTCATGATGGTAATAATCAGCCAGAGCAGAATGATCCTCTCTCAATTTATAGAGAAGCTATTAGTCAAAATAGAAATTTTCGCTGTGTTGAATATGCAATTGTTTTAACCGGGAGTTTGAATGCTTTAGATTTTCCTTCCAGAGTGTTGGCCTTAAAAATGAAGGATGTTGAAACAATAAAGTCCGGGGCAGGTCATGTTGTAACTGAAACCTATTCTAGTGAGTTTGATAAATGGGTATTTATTGATCCCCAGTGGAATGCAATTCCTGTTATAAATGATATTCCTTTAAATGCTGTAGAATTTCAGCAGGCATTAGTAGATAATAGAAATGAGATAGAAATTCCAGGTTTTAATAATAGAAAAATGGTTCGATATTTCAACTGGATAGGAGATTATCTTTATTATTTTGATACAAATCTGGATAATCGTTATGTAAATGATAGTTCACCTCAGAAATTAATGTTAGTTCCTGTTGGAGCAAAGGAACCTGAGGTTTTCCAGCGCAATTATCCTATTAATAATATGTATTATACTAATTCAGTTACTGATTTTTATCAAAAACCTTATAGATAA
- the tsaA gene encoding tRNA (N6-threonylcarbamoyladenosine(37)-N6)-methyltransferase TrmO has protein sequence MEEITFRPIGKIRSEFEKPEGTPIQPTGAEGIEGRIELLPEYEDGLKSLDGFSHLILLYHCHLAGECSLRRKPFMEDKEHGIFAIRAPSRPNSIGLSVVRLEKIEGNILYIKDVDIVDGTPLLDIKPYVPEFDSRENVRIGWLEDNVDKLPDKKDDGRFL, from the coding sequence ATGGAAGAGATTACTTTTCGGCCGATCGGTAAGATTAGATCAGAGTTTGAAAAGCCTGAGGGGACTCCAATCCAGCCAACAGGTGCAGAGGGGATAGAGGGCAGGATTGAATTATTGCCGGAGTATGAAGATGGGTTAAAGAGTCTTGATGGTTTTTCCCATCTGATATTATTATATCACTGCCATTTAGCCGGTGAATGTTCATTAAGACGTAAGCCTTTTATGGAAGATAAAGAGCATGGGATCTTTGCAATTAGAGCTCCTAGCCGGCCTAATTCGATTGGACTCTCTGTTGTCAGGCTAGAAAAGATAGAAGGAAATATTTTATATATCAAAGATGTTGATATAGTTGACGGCACACCATTACTGGATATTAAGCCCTATGTTCCAGAGTTTGATAGCAGGGAAAATGTCAGGATTGGCTGGCTTGAGGACAATGTTGATAAACTCCCTGATAAGAAAGATGATGGTCGCTTCCTATAA
- a CDS encoding serine hydrolase domain-containing protein yields MNIKRKTKFIMVLSILIFLLCGVFFSIQILAIELDPLEVETFIDGVISAQINQNRISGAVVSIVNEGELLFSKGYGYSDLEAGIPVNPEVTLFRPGSVSKLFTWTAVMQLVEEGELDLDADINNYLDFTIPGDQPITLRNIMTHTPGFEDVGEGLFVLLADDMLTLEQYLKRYLPARVFPAGDVMAYSNYATGLAGYIIELVSGMDFEDYVEENIFQPLYMDNSTFRQPLPDHLSEDLARAYKYAGGQYHQGDFEYISNNAAGAMSTTANDIANFMLAHLQLGSFENNQILQEETALEMHNYNFSHHPEIEGMALGFARDRINGEQVIAHTGATTLFYSGLYLLPEHELGLFVSYSGGDPMQMQMNNFFKSFMNQYFPEELNGLSVETSNEINEAYIGEYHPTRSNFNSEEMIINLFQRANVEASEEGFLRLNIYGDSLQLGKIETGLFQNRNHHGGQFIDQVAFIEDEEFGILMITGGPGVFQKVEWYESRIFLGGITVLILLLSIWMIITSIRCFLVDKVFREKLSRVDKRGLTGVLILLASISIVVFIAGTVNMFSSINPAYGVPDIFFGDIGDFGEIIYILPYLITGLVGLTLIFTLWSWVKGNKSLYRRLSYTIYTLAGLGFIWVMYYLNLL; encoded by the coding sequence TTGAATATTAAAAGAAAGACTAAATTTATTATGGTATTGTCAATATTAATTTTTCTGCTTTGCGGAGTCTTTTTCTCAATCCAGATCCTGGCAATTGAGCTGGATCCATTAGAAGTTGAGACTTTTATAGATGGTGTTATTAGTGCCCAGATTAATCAGAATAGAATATCTGGAGCAGTCGTTTCGATAGTCAATGAAGGCGAGCTTTTATTTTCTAAAGGCTATGGTTATAGTGATTTAGAAGCAGGGATTCCTGTTAATCCAGAAGTTACACTTTTTCGACCAGGTTCAGTTTCTAAGCTTTTCACCTGGACAGCAGTGATGCAGTTAGTAGAAGAGGGCGAGCTTGATTTAGATGCAGATATTAATAACTATCTTGATTTTACTATTCCTGGTGATCAGCCAATCACATTAAGAAATATAATGACCCATACTCCAGGTTTTGAAGATGTAGGAGAAGGGTTATTTGTGCTTTTAGCGGATGATATGCTCACTCTTGAGCAGTATTTAAAGAGATATCTGCCAGCTAGAGTATTTCCAGCAGGGGATGTTATGGCTTATTCAAATTATGCCACCGGACTGGCTGGTTATATAATTGAATTAGTTTCAGGTATGGATTTTGAAGACTATGTGGAAGAAAATATTTTTCAACCTCTGTATATGGATAATAGTACTTTCCGTCAGCCATTACCTGATCATTTAAGTGAGGATCTGGCCAGGGCCTATAAATATGCTGGTGGACAATATCACCAGGGAGACTTTGAATATATATCAAATAATGCTGCCGGGGCTATGAGCACAACAGCTAATGATATAGCCAATTTCATGCTTGCTCACCTGCAACTAGGCAGCTTTGAAAATAACCAGATTCTGCAAGAAGAGACAGCTTTAGAAATGCATAATTATAATTTTAGCCATCATCCTGAAATTGAGGGAATGGCTCTAGGGTTTGCCAGAGATAGAATCAATGGTGAGCAGGTTATTGCTCATACCGGGGCAACTACCCTTTTTTATAGTGGACTCTATCTCCTGCCAGAACATGAACTTGGGCTCTTTGTTTCCTATAGTGGCGGTGATCCAATGCAGATGCAGATGAATAACTTTTTTAAAAGTTTTATGAATCAATATTTTCCAGAGGAGCTAAATGGATTATCAGTTGAAACCAGTAATGAAATTAATGAGGCTTATATCGGCGAGTATCATCCAACCCGGAGTAACTTTAATAGCGAAGAGATGATTATTAATCTTTTCCAGAGGGCAAATGTGGAAGCTTCAGAAGAAGGATTTTTAAGACTTAATATTTATGGTGATAGTTTACAGCTAGGAAAAATTGAAACAGGGCTTTTTCAAAACCGAAATCATCATGGTGGACAATTCATCGATCAAGTTGCTTTTATTGAAGATGAAGAATTCGGTATTTTAATGATAACAGGGGGGCCAGGAGTTTTTCAGAAGGTAGAATGGTATGAATCTAGAATCTTTTTAGGAGGAATAACAGTTTTAATCTTACTTTTATCTATCTGGATGATAATAACTAGCATTAGATGTTTTTTAGTTGATAAGGTTTTTAGAGAAAAGTTAAGTCGAGTTGATAAAAGAGGCCTTACTGGTGTTCTAATCTTGCTGGCGAGTATTAGTATTGTTGTTTTTATTGCAGGGACTGTAAATATGTTTAGCAGTATTAACCCGGCATATGGTGTGCCTGATATTTTCTTCGGTGATATTGGTGATTTTGGAGAAATCATTTATATCTTGCCCTATCTTATTACAGGGTTGGTTGGGCTAACTCTTATATTTACCCTGTGGAGTTGGGTGAAGGGAAATAAGAGTTTATATAGACGTTTAAGTTATACTATTTATACTCTGGCTGGTTTAGGATTTATCTGGGTTATGTATTATTTGAATCTCCTTTAG
- a CDS encoding alpha/beta fold hydrolase: protein MYFGANNSEIYYQDYGEKHNPAIVFLHGVGMDHRTFLEQATAFESSYRVIILDLPGHGKSSNIDEYNKFSGTSAKSIINLLDSLEIERAVMVGQSLGSFVVQRIAEQDPDRVIASVHLGGGSLYPGYPAIIKAFKPFTSLTMLLVPENFLYKKFALHKALKPRTQEYLQEITSANGKNLIKHLTLEMFNDMSDGLSKPLDHDLLILYGDHDLNFIKKLSVKWHNSHDRSDLVEIEDAHHIANQDNPEKFNMVLKSFLQSIDLLAS from the coding sequence ATGTATTTTGGAGCTAATAATAGTGAAATATATTATCAGGATTATGGGGAAAAGCATAATCCGGCGATTGTATTTTTGCATGGGGTGGGTATGGATCATAGAACATTTTTAGAGCAGGCCACTGCTTTTGAATCCAGCTATCGGGTTATTATTTTAGATTTGCCTGGTCATGGAAAATCATCAAATATTGATGAATACAATAAATTTTCAGGGACTTCTGCAAAGTCAATTATTAATCTACTGGATTCCCTTGAAATTGAGAGAGCAGTGATGGTTGGTCAGTCGCTAGGGAGCTTTGTTGTACAGAGAATAGCTGAACAGGATCCTGATAGAGTAATTGCCTCAGTCCATTTAGGTGGAGGTTCTCTATATCCAGGATACCCAGCAATTATTAAGGCATTTAAGCCATTTACGTCTTTAACAATGCTTTTAGTGCCAGAAAACTTTCTTTACAAAAAATTTGCCCTCCATAAAGCCCTTAAACCTAGGACTCAGGAGTATTTGCAAGAAATAACTTCAGCCAATGGTAAAAATTTAATAAAGCATTTAACTCTGGAGATGTTTAATGACATGTCTGATGGTCTTTCAAAACCTCTGGACCATGATCTATTAATTCTCTATGGAGATCATGACCTTAACTTTATTAAGAAGCTTTCTGTAAAGTGGCATAATAGTCATGACAGATCAGACTTAGTGGAAATTGAAGATGCTCATCATATTGCAAATCAGGATAATCCAGAAAAATTTAATATGGTTTTAAAGTCGTTTCTGCAAAGTATAGATTTACTGGCAAGTTAG
- a CDS encoding OmpA family protein, with the protein MKFNRLMVVFLVVGLILTGVSMRVMAEDGPGIVPIYEGSDLIYTDNFGFEEMPVVLGEDTVNNVEGYIRRFWLKAPEGRSPYEIIRNYEAAVENIDGQVLFKTRDPQSIEIDDIDFSDYYETLRQDRGLATGVMSFGGFPGDLDEYLVSRVAVEQVENYLIVAAGKGHWAAQQADDTYFEIVIIELEGMEMDMVTMAQLQEGLLVDGRVAIYDIYFDTGQSRVKAESEEALATISEFLLENSGKRYLVVGHTDYVGSYDMNLNLSEARAEDVVARLINDYGISQDQLTAVGVGPAAPVMSNQTEDGRAMNRRVEIVELE; encoded by the coding sequence ATGAAATTTAATAGGCTGATGGTGGTTTTTTTGGTTGTTGGGCTGATATTGACAGGGGTTTCAATGAGGGTAATGGCTGAGGATGGACCAGGAATTGTCCCGATTTATGAGGGTAGTGATTTAATTTATACTGATAATTTTGGATTTGAAGAGATGCCAGTTGTTTTAGGGGAAGATACTGTTAATAATGTGGAAGGATATATTCGAAGATTCTGGCTGAAGGCTCCTGAAGGCCGTTCTCCTTATGAGATTATCAGGAATTACGAGGCCGCTGTTGAAAATATTGATGGCCAGGTATTATTTAAGACCAGAGATCCTCAGTCAATTGAGATTGATGATATTGATTTTTCTGATTATTATGAAACCCTGAGGCAGGATAGAGGTCTGGCAACTGGTGTTATGAGTTTTGGAGGTTTTCCTGGGGATTTAGATGAATACCTTGTTTCCAGAGTTGCTGTTGAGCAGGTGGAAAATTATCTGATTGTTGCCGCCGGTAAAGGCCACTGGGCTGCCCAGCAGGCCGATGATACTTATTTTGAAATAGTTATTATAGAATTAGAGGGCATGGAAATGGACATGGTGACAATGGCCCAGCTTCAAGAGGGATTGCTGGTTGATGGCAGAGTTGCCATTTATGATATTTATTTTGATACAGGTCAGTCCAGGGTTAAAGCTGAGTCTGAAGAGGCGCTTGCTACGATATCAGAATTTTTATTAGAAAATAGCGGTAAGCGCTATCTGGTGGTTGGTCATACCGACTATGTTGGCAGCTATGATATGAATTTAAATTTATCTGAAGCCAGGGCTGAGGATGTAGTTGCACGGCTGATTAATGATTATGGGATCAGTCAGGATCAGTTAACAGCAGTTGGTGTTGGCCCGGCAGCACCGGTGATGAGCAATCAGACTGAAGACGGCAGGGCTATGAATCGCCGGGTTGAAATTGTTGAGCTTGAATAA
- a CDS encoding UPF0158 family protein — MKAKVNLEDVIEAITLSMREVKYYYSKKTGAIFMITDYELMEAEGDPDINKFPEWQQENIKAAIDILSTFDYIKLPEDYEIDDYEIMESFCYSIEDNNLRNIMCKAIQGRGAFSRFKDKIYQYDIADEWYDYQDQKYREIAIEWCEKHEIEYVDNKH; from the coding sequence ATGAAAGCTAAAGTAAATTTAGAAGATGTTATAGAAGCAATTACCCTTAGCATGAGGGAGGTTAAATATTATTATTCTAAAAAAACTGGTGCAATTTTTATGATTACAGATTATGAATTAATGGAAGCAGAAGGAGATCCGGATATTAATAAATTTCCAGAATGGCAGCAAGAAAATATAAAAGCTGCAATAGATATTCTTTCAACTTTTGATTATATTAAATTACCAGAAGACTATGAAATTGATGATTACGAAATTATGGAAAGCTTTTGCTATTCAATTGAAGATAATAATCTAAGAAATATAATGTGTAAGGCTATTCAGGGGAGAGGAGCCTTTAGTAGGTTCAAAGATAAAATCTATCAATATGATATAGCTGATGAATGGTATGACTACCAAGATCAAAAATATAGGGAAATAGCTATAGAATGGTGTGAAAAGCATGAGATTGAATATGTAGATAATAAACATTAA
- a CDS encoding NAD(P)-binding protein: MKKIVIIVGGIAGFSAGIFARLNGFESLILEKNHTIGGECTGWERNGYHIDGCIHWLVGTKEGTGLRKLWDRVGALDGVEIYHPESFLAVEYGDTTVHFYRELDWLQEKNRIGVAIISAMENRFPDMKDKLEVLDVATPQTYQRYCNAYKGAFMGFWPTIQGKELNHTGNIKGLDNMWLSGQWLQPPGGLPTALITGKDTIMRICKREKLDFKV; this comes from the coding sequence ATGAAAAAAATTGTAATCATTGTGGGCGGGATTGCCGGGTTTTCAGCAGGAATTTTTGCCAGGTTGAATGGTTTTGAAAGCCTGATATTAGAGAAGAACCATACTATTGGTGGTGAATGTACTGGCTGGGAACGTAATGGTTATCATATTGATGGCTGTATTCACTGGCTGGTAGGTACTAAAGAGGGGACAGGCCTCCGAAAGCTCTGGGATAGAGTCGGGGCACTGGATGGAGTTGAGATTTATCACCCTGAAAGTTTTTTGGCAGTTGAGTATGGAGATACGACTGTTCATTTTTACAGGGAACTTGACTGGCTCCAGGAGAAAAACAGAATTGGAGTGGCTATAATTTCTGCAATGGAAAACCGTTTTCCTGATATGAAAGATAAACTAGAAGTTCTAGATGTGGCTACTCCCCAGACTTATCAGAGGTATTGTAATGCTTATAAAGGTGCTTTTATGGGTTTTTGGCCAACGATACAGGGGAAAGAGTTGAATCATACTGGAAATATTAAGGGTCTGGATAATATGTGGCTTAGTGGTCAGTGGCTGCAGCCTCCTGGAGGGTTGCCTACAGCATTGATTACTGGTAAAGATACTATTATGCGGATTTGTAAGCGAGAGAAATTGGATTTTAAAGTTTAA
- a CDS encoding ketopantoate reductase family protein translates to MKTLIFGAGPLGTLMAARLNEADEDVTLLARGKRLEDLKEYGAIINIEGTEIEEVEKVKVVDSFNSDDYYDLVIIAMRKNHADLIIPDLAKNKNVPTYLFMGNNAAGPEELIAALGKDRVMLGFPYPGGHREDPKVVVLKIDEKKQYKIPIGEVDGKIRPRTEAVAGLLRKMRGYKVEIRTDMVYWLKYHAAMLMSGFVPAIYASGIDMKKLGNDKELLYDATKATKEAIKALELSGIPPSPKVIKVFKYIPNFLMVALIGWMMRKEFAKSSVEGHPRDARDEMEYIYRELMTNIDRNKVDIPSIDKLSKYYSVK, encoded by the coding sequence ATGAAGACTTTAATTTTTGGGGCAGGACCGCTAGGAACTTTAATGGCTGCAAGGCTCAATGAAGCCGATGAAGATGTTACTCTTCTGGCCAGGGGCAAGAGATTAGAAGACCTTAAAGAATATGGAGCTATCATTAATATTGAGGGCACAGAGATAGAAGAAGTCGAGAAAGTTAAAGTTGTCGATTCCTTTAATTCTGATGACTATTATGACCTGGTAATAATAGCAATGAGGAAGAACCACGCTGATTTGATAATTCCAGACCTTGCTAAAAATAAGAATGTACCGACCTATTTATTTATGGGGAATAATGCTGCCGGGCCTGAAGAATTAATTGCTGCTTTAGGTAAAGATAGGGTGATGCTAGGTTTTCCTTATCCTGGTGGTCACAGGGAGGACCCTAAAGTTGTTGTGCTTAAAATTGATGAGAAAAAACAGTATAAAATACCGATTGGAGAAGTTGATGGGAAAATCAGGCCAAGAACTGAAGCTGTAGCCGGATTATTAAGAAAGATGCGAGGTTACAAAGTTGAGATTCGGACTGATATGGTTTACTGGTTAAAGTATCATGCAGCAATGCTGATGTCAGGCTTTGTTCCAGCTATATATGCCTCAGGTATTGATATGAAAAAACTGGGTAATGATAAGGAATTATTATATGATGCAACGAAGGCAACCAAAGAAGCTATTAAAGCTCTTGAACTCTCAGGTATACCGCCAAGTCCTAAAGTGATTAAAGTTTTTAAGTATATTCCAAACTTTTTAATGGTAGCTCTAATTGGCTGGATGATGCGGAAAGAATTTGCTAAATCAAGTGTTGAAGGCCATCCTAGAGATGCAAGGGATGAGATGGAGTATATTTATAGAGAACTAATGACCAATATAGATAGAAATAAAGTTGATATTCCTTCGATTGATAAGCTTAGTAAGTATTACAGTGTTAAATAG